A region of Panicum virgatum strain AP13 chromosome 8N, P.virgatum_v5, whole genome shotgun sequence DNA encodes the following proteins:
- the LOC120684747 gene encoding RING-H2 finger protein ATL39-like, which translates to MASLGKIPVFAGEDYAYWKSLSPELEVAALPLPPPLLHCAGSSSAFAHVRAVALGHEVFLIGRGAMLRVDALTGLGYGISCYIAGTAHAATLLAATDTAAPPSATAVPGLNVAAIDAVYPKYPHVAGPGDDGGSPCAICLGEFARGDELRRGPGCEHRLHACCAELWLRVSATCPVCRDSPVATPLAEAVPLAALAR; encoded by the exons atggcgagtcttggtaagatccctgtgTTTGCTGGCGAGGattatgcttattggaag TCCCTCAGTCCAGAACTCGAGGTCGCCGCACTGCCCCTGCCTCCGCCGCTCCTGCATTGTGCGggctcctcctctgctttcGCGCACGTGCGCGCCGTCGCGCTGGGTCATGAGGTGTTCCTCATCGGCCGCGGCGCCATGCTGCGGGTGGACGCACTCACGGGCCTCGGCTACGGCATCTCCTGTTATATT GCCGGCACCGCGCACGCCGCCAcgctcctcgccgccaccgACACAGCAGCCCCGCCATCCGCAACCGCTGTGCCGGGCCTCAACGTCGCCGCCATCGACGCAGTGTACCCCAAGTACCCGCACGTCGCCGGCCCCGGTGACGACGGCGGCAGCCCGTGCGCCATCTGCCTCGGCGAGTTCGCGCGCGGCGACGAGCTGCGCCGCGGGCCCGGGTGCGAGCACCGCCTGCACGCGTGCTGCGCTGAGCTGTGGCTCCGGGTGAGCGCCACCTGCCCCGTGTGCCGCGACTCCCCCGTCGCCACGCCGCTCGCGGAGGCCGTGCCCCTCGCCGCGCTCGCACGGTGA
- the LOC120685722 gene encoding phosphoglycerate mutase-like protein 4 isoform X2, with amino-acid sequence MSPTPAAAPSGDKEFTEVVVVRHGETSWNASRIVQGQMDPELNEIGREQALVVAHRLSKEAKPAAIYSSDLKRAAETAEIIAKVCGVTNLVLNEPLRERHMGYLQGLKWDDAVNKNPDVFRGSDIFKITEGSDPDSRNQELPGGGESLNQLNQRCVSYLNKIAQEHSGERVVVVSHGAAILELCRHTDPPNSSIRRNIPNTSLNVFRVSSVTRRWILERCGDVSHLDENGILKNSFGGDGSSA; translated from the exons atgtcgcccacccctgcggcggcgcccagcgGCGACAAGGAGTTCactgaggtggtggtggtgcggcaTGGGGAGACCTCCTGGAACGCCTCCCGCATCGTTCAG GGACAAATGGACCCAGAGCTAAATGAGATTGGTAGAGAGCAAGCCCTTGTG GTGGCTCATCGGCTGTCAAAAGAAGCCAAACCAGCTGCCATATACTCTTCTGATTTGAAGCGTGCTGCTGAGACTGCAGAAATTATAGCAAAAGTTTGTGGTGTAACAAAT ttggTCCTGAATGAGCCACTGAGAGAAAGGCACATGGGATATCTCCAAGGATTGAAGTGGGATGATGCTGTAAATAAAAATCCAGATGTTTTCAGAGGTTCTGACATTTTTAAAATTACTGAGGGCTCTGATCCTGACAGCAGAAACCAAGAATTACCG GGTGGTGGAGAAAGCCTGAATCAGTTAAATCAGCGATGTGTCTCTTACTTGAATAAGATTGCCCAAGAACACAGTG GGGAGAGGGTTGTGGTGGTCTCCCACGGTGCAGCCATACTGGAGCTGTGCAGGCACACCGATCCACCCAACAGCTCCATTCGTAGGAACATTCCCAACACTTCACTAAACGTTTTCCGTGTCTCCAGCGTCACCAGGCGGTGGATCCTAGAGAGGTGTGGAGACGTCAGCCATCTCGACGAAAATGGCATTCTGAAGAACTCATTTGGCGGCGACGGGTCCTCTGCATAA
- the LOC120685722 gene encoding phosphoglycerate mutase-like protein 4 isoform X1, which translates to MSPTPAAAPSGDKEFTEVVVVRHGETSWNASRIVQILQQGQMDPELNEIGREQALVVAHRLSKEAKPAAIYSSDLKRAAETAEIIAKVCGVTNLVLNEPLRERHMGYLQGLKWDDAVNKNPDVFRGSDIFKITEGSDPDSRNQELPGGGESLNQLNQRCVSYLNKIAQEHSGERVVVVSHGAAILELCRHTDPPNSSIRRNIPNTSLNVFRVSSVTRRWILERCGDVSHLDENGILKNSFGGDGSSA; encoded by the exons atgtcgcccacccctgcggcggcgcccagcgGCGACAAGGAGTTCactgaggtggtggtggtgcggcaTGGGGAGACCTCCTGGAACGCCTCCCGCATCGTTCAG ATCCTTCAACAGGGACAAATGGACCCAGAGCTAAATGAGATTGGTAGAGAGCAAGCCCTTGTG GTGGCTCATCGGCTGTCAAAAGAAGCCAAACCAGCTGCCATATACTCTTCTGATTTGAAGCGTGCTGCTGAGACTGCAGAAATTATAGCAAAAGTTTGTGGTGTAACAAAT ttggTCCTGAATGAGCCACTGAGAGAAAGGCACATGGGATATCTCCAAGGATTGAAGTGGGATGATGCTGTAAATAAAAATCCAGATGTTTTCAGAGGTTCTGACATTTTTAAAATTACTGAGGGCTCTGATCCTGACAGCAGAAACCAAGAATTACCG GGTGGTGGAGAAAGCCTGAATCAGTTAAATCAGCGATGTGTCTCTTACTTGAATAAGATTGCCCAAGAACACAGTG GGGAGAGGGTTGTGGTGGTCTCCCACGGTGCAGCCATACTGGAGCTGTGCAGGCACACCGATCCACCCAACAGCTCCATTCGTAGGAACATTCCCAACACTTCACTAAACGTTTTCCGTGTCTCCAGCGTCACCAGGCGGTGGATCCTAGAGAGGTGTGGAGACGTCAGCCATCTCGACGAAAATGGCATTCTGAAGAACTCATTTGGCGGCGACGGGTCCTCTGCATAA